The window aaaaaaaaagtgtgtctttttatttggtgtttaaaaacATCTGGTCTCAACTGTAAATAACGTTTGTGCATTTCATTACAAAACTGTAATGAAATGCTGACTATGAGTATCCagcactttcaaggactttacccagaaatcaagcacttcccaaaccttgaaaacaccaaattgaaattcaagcattttcaagtgCACCTCTGAGTGCCAACGTGtccaaaactgacaaaaaactttttatgttttataaagaaaGACCCTTATAAGTtgcagaaacatctggaaacaGCTCGATTTTTAGCTTCCTTGCTCTAATTTCttgcttttctattttattttatttatttcaaacatgatagaagtataaaatcacacacattaACGAAGGATGacaacacatatttttgtaccacAATAATCTTAACTCGCTAGAAAAGGATTAGGATTACCCCATAAACTCATACTATATTTTCAGATGGACCCTCATTAATAaaccaaataataaataaataaattgaaaaaattaattaaaatcttacaaaactttttccaggaaagaggaaagaaatgaacaaaacataatATGAAGCACTACAAATACTTTCCAGATGCATCGTGGGTTTGACCATGTAGACTTTAATGTTACTGTATTGAGTTTGTTATATATAAAGTTACACATATACCGGCGGCTGTGATtggcagaattttatttatattgcaaaaTTCTGGCCaccacagtttgacattttttgtttttttttacagtgtgtaaTTTGAAGTGATTAAAAGTCTGAATATGAATCTACTTGTGGTGATCTGCTGCATTTTCCTCATAGTTCAGATCCAAAAACTTACTTTTAACTACTGTCTCTACTTTcttggtttcttcttcttctgtggtttgtGACGTTTTGCTTACGTTCTGTTCGCAGAGCAGCTTGAGGTCGTCTCTCTGCGGGGAGCTGCCGACCCCCCACTGGGCTTCTAGGACCTCCAGCTGGGTGATGTGCCCCTCCTGGTGGCCGTCCAGAGCTGCTGCAGGGTCCACCGCCAGCTGCTTCATCCTGACAACACATCACAGCTTACAGAGGcgtcaggaggaagaggaggggctTCAAGGCACAAGTTAGGAGGTGAGGTcttgaaataaatcagttaaatcaCTTTAGTCATAACATAATGCaagtttaaaacagatttaactttttttcccccccattctTTTGGATTAAGAGACCAAAAGAAGTGTCTCAGTAACTATAGCTGATCTGCAACGATTTGACTGAGATAGCTAAACAGAAAAtcatgccgcacttttcagatttaactCCATTTCCAGCCAGCTCTATCACCGCCATGTTTCACTAACAGGATCTTGTCGTTACTTTAGTGTAAGTGAAAGCGTcttctttcacaaaaaaatgtctctaaataaaagaacattaaagtttgacaaaaaggTCAGAAGGAGCAAGAACACGTTGTTAAGGCAATTTGGTAAACCActgacatttcaacattttggaCGGCTTTGAATCACATTCAACTAACAGTCACTAAACGCATCATTTATGAGTAGTTTTGGTCTCTTTTACTGTGTttaaaagaggaaggaaaatataaaatctggtTAGAATTAGtgaaaaaagaagcaactaGCAGTTTGTAAATGGCAGATCCTTTGTTTAGGACATTTGTCTCCAAGGTAACAACCATAGAAACTATTAGACATCACAGCGGGTCTGATTCTCTCCTCAGTGAACCAGTTTTTTTGCCACTTTGAGTTGATTTCTTGATGTCTTAAATAACAATAGCAGCCTGTTCAGACGTGTGACCATGAAGGCATCTTGTCTGCCCTGCTTCCCTTGGAGAGAGATGACAAATGAATGTTTCTTTGGGGGAAATGTTTTGCATGACGTAAATGGGTGCAGCGATCATACTCATAAGTGGGTGAGAGCTCCGAGCGGCCGCCTCCGCCCTGAGAGAAGGGGATGTCTGACGGACTGATGCCAAACTCCTTCACCCTGCAGACAgaagaggcagaggagagaggaggatcagacatatttagtttgtttacaGCCTCAAACTGttgcattaaataataaacagagcAGCCATATTGACAGCAGATGTTCAGTATTTGAGGCtgtggacagacagacagacagacagacagacagacagacagacagacagacagacagacagacagacagacagacggcaGCTGGTTGTGAATGTGTGAAATAGTCGGGTAGAAACTACATTTacatgagtaactttttggaaaaaaataactttttctatgCTCTAtttaagcaaacttttttttttttaccaataatttacacacctgcagtttttgttaaagctttCATAAGTTTTCATTGTTacatactttattttcattttcattaatactctgtagatgtgtttttattttttatatatggttatattttatgaatttgtgATCAGCTGATGAATGACTGTAAACTTGGactatgttgtatttatttctaaGCTGTTTGGATGGAGGCTTCACATGAGCCCACTGGGCTTTTGCCTCTTCTTGCACtcttattaatatttatcttaatgtctttcatctgtatttttaattgtgcaaaagtaaaataaaataaactaagttTTATATCGACAGAAATtgttgtgaaaaagtgttttgttggccagatttttttattttgcaataaattattttcattttggtttttgataCACCAAAAtgtccacataactttatactCTGATCTGTCTATTGATGtaatttttcaatattaaataaCTGATGATTTGATCGGtcactcaaatattttttcattcttacttgagtcattttccagctacttttacttgagtacaaatATGAACTAGTGGTACTTTTACTCAAGTCTAATTTTTGGCTGCTCCATCCTCCTCTGCTATGTGACATAGTTtcttaaaaatcataaaaacatttgagatgaatgttttctaatcaaaggaaactcaTTTTACCTGTTGGCATATCTCAGagtatttaatgtgttttcacaGGAGGCCATCCCAGGAGAAATGGTTGCTATCTGGAGACAGAGAATCATGATGATGCCGTGGGTGTTTACAGCAGTGGGTGCAGTGTCCTTTGCTCCTGATGTCTCACCATGCATGTTCTTGAATTTTCTCCAATGAAGGAGTCTCTGAGGACTTGGGTCAGCTTGCTGGCTCTGAACGGAGTGTGAGGTTTGTTCCTGCCCAGGGCGCGGATGCATTCCTACAGCAGGAGACCAGCAAACCCAAATTCACTCAAAATGATTTAGCATTTAACTATACAAACTGAAGAAGAATGAAGTAAGCATGGCATGCTGGTGACTCTCTGCTCCAGTTTACATATTGTCTCTTTTTTAATTCCACGTTagcttagatttatttttgcacgtTCATGTTGTtcaattaattacacaggtcttaacatgttataaaaatgtcacacaattcattgcttttttttttttcttttagttttttttttttttacataaaaaggtTCTGGTCAGAACCTTTGTATTAGCCCATTTCTGGTACACCTGTAAATCTCATGCACAAGCAACAAATCTTGGCTCATTGAAggttcatttttgcttcaaaaaatgaTCTGACTGGACTTAGGAAAACactattgttgtgttcaagttgtgctaaacgGAGTTAGCCTAGTGAAGCTATTAAGAGCTATAGTAGCATCTCAGTGCTAAACAtatagcagcagcacagacggcCCCAACGCTAAAGTCAGTGTCTGCATTTCTaaagaatattttcaaagttcCAACAAAGCTAAATGGATATAACAGCACCAATCTGATGGCTGAATAATCTACTGTGTACAAGTACATttataaaaagatatttaagaatgatttaaaataaaaaagtaatggaaaaaaacattgatcTCAAGCTGAAGCTCTGTTCCTTGCTAAAACATCACTGTTCATATTAAACTGCCCATCCTCCAGAGAGACATAAACCCAATACcaatgtaattaaaaatgtttctatttaatATAGATCCTGCAGGTGATGCTGCAGCATTTCCACTAAATGTGCTCAGAGGAACCTGAATACCAGCATGTCAGTgacacagagcagccctccatAGGAATCCTCTCTGCTCTGGCTCTGTTAGAGCTAATCGGGTTAGCCAGCGGCGTCTGGAGCGGCGACTCGCTGACCTTCAGCGCCAGCAGGCTCTTGTTGATCTCGGCTCCTTCCAGTCGGGTCTGCCGGTCGGCGCTGGACGTGTCGGCCCCTCTCTCGTTCCCCGCCAGGTCAATGAGCGAGAACTTCCCGTGCATCTTCCCTCGCCGCCGCAGAATGATCTGGAACACGGCGTGGCTCCGAGAGGAGTGAGCGTTCGCTGAGGTCTGACCCGAAGTCCTGGAAACCCAAACGCTCTGTCagatattttctaaacaaactACTGCAACGTTTGGCTCAGAGTTAAACTCCTCTGGCGTTCACCTGCAGCTGTTTCCCATCTCGATGAGCTTGAGGACTTCCTCGGTGCATTTCACCTCCCTCTCCTGCAGCCCCACCACCTGCACCTGCTGCTTCCCGTCCTCCAGGACCCGAAGCTTAGCTTTACGGTTTAGCAGGTCGAACACCTTTGAACACAAGCAGAGGTACTGTGTAATTAAGCCGCTCCGCCGCTCTGGGTTCAGTCAGCTCTTTGGTTGTTGAGACGCTAACCTTTCCGCTGTAAATCTcaaaaaatgtggcaaaaacTTGCAGATCCAACTTCTTATAAACGGGTTTCTTCAACATGAGAAAAACATCTCTGGCTGCCGTGAGAATGAGAAATAAACCCAGTTAATTCGAAGAAATGTTTAACGCAGCAGTGAAACAGGAGAAACTGACCTGACAGTGCGTAGATGCCCTTTGAGCAGTCCTGGTTCTTCCCAGAAAAGTCTCCTCCCATTGTCTGGAATCACACACAGTCCAACAGGAATGAAAAACATGAGAGGAAAACTGTTGTGAAtggggctgaaatgattaatcggatcAATCATGATGGATCAGATAATCGTCTACTAGTTTAGTCGTTAAGTAATCATAAAATTCATCATACAGGCTTAAAAAAGgctatttgctgaaagaactCACTCACTCAGAGCAGTGATTAAGTTGTAAACcaaaactgtaattaaaaaaaataatattttgcaataaaaatcaaatcctGTCTGTGAATCTGTTGTACTCTAAACTCATCAAGTggcatcttttaatgtttttctattattgtatgaaaaatgcttaaattaGCAATCAACAGAATGTGCCAACTTTTTctatctgattaatcgtcacaacaattaatcgattaatcaccaGAATAATTGATCAGTCGTTggaataattgatagattaatCGATGACTAAAATAATGTAGTTATTTCAGGTTCACATGAAAGCCCTCACGTGtgtttttccacttcctgtttgtccgTACGCGAAGCAGGTGGCCATTCCTCTCTCAAAAATGGTCTCTACCAGCGGCTGGGCCGTAAACCTGCAGCACAGAAGAACCTGTTAGcagcaaaacaaatacaaacctgAGAACTTCTCTTTTGACCTGAATTGGAAAATATTCCAATGATTGGCGAATCTCAAAAATCTGGCTTTTTTCTGGCCAGTGAATGCACCACACTTGTTCTAATAGCTTTAAATATTCCCCAGGAATGTAAATATCATAGTTTGTCCTTCTTAGCACCGGTGGGGTGTTTAAAATCAATTCAGACAAATTATAGAGAGCATTCAAACATACTGAAGCATCCGGTGTAATCAGGAAGGTTTACCCTTATCAAGcaaagttgtatttttgcaaGTCAAAAACTTTCAAACTTAGAAATCTGAAATTGTCTAGtggtccctccagtttttcacgaTTCCATCATTGCGGAAATTTgcgtaaaattaaaaaaattcccaCATGCAAATccataattgtgagtttattgcaattttttcacaagaaattgtcaaaaatattgAGTTTAAATGACTAACTCCCACCAGCAGATGGGAATATTTCTTACTTCTTCTACACTGCTACCTAGTTTGTGAGCTACTTAAGctctttaaagaataaaaatgtttaagtgttCCATCTGTCTGCTTGTTACTTTTTCTTCATGTAGATGTTGGACTGGTTTTAGCTTGAAATAAATATCGCAAAATTCATccatgcaaatatttctaaacaaaatCAACTATATTGATCGTAAaactccccccaaaaaacagtcATCTGCAGGGGCTGTCTGATGGACGTCTGgctatgaaaaaacaaaaaaacccagacaCACCTGTAAACCATTTCATTGGTGGAACTCTTGTCGAAGGCGTAGTCGAATCGGAACGTCTGGTTCTCCAGGAAGCGGGTCAGGTCCACTTTCTGCTTCGGCTCATGGACCATCACCACATCCTTACTGGGAATGGTGATCACATCCAGATCCTTCACTGATAACTCTGAGGAGGGAGCACAGGCTTTGATTACACACATACATTTAACAAGtccatgttgtttatttttgtgtcaagTATGAATCaagattgaaataataaatgtcacatttacaaCATCAATTAGAACAATGAGTATATTGTCGTAGCAGCAGTAGTAAggattattgtttttctttttttaaataaaagaagtatgtgttaatgttttattttcaatattgtGATTCATaagctgcaacatttttacTCATGATTATCCTACCATGTGAATCTCAAACCAGGCCATGTGAGTGAATGATATGATAACTATCACCTAGgagaatgtattttattacaaactGTCATTTCTTTGTTCTGTATTGAgagctttttttcctcagggTCTACAGAATGCTGTATCCATGGCAACAACATCTGCTTCCTGTCTCTAGTGAAATCATGTGTGAGTTTGACTGTTGAAGCTCAGCTACAGCACAAGGTTTAACTATTAACTCAGACACGGTAGCACAGTTTATTATAAAACGGTCTGAACACGCTCATcttaccttttttatttaggGGACGAGcgcgaacacacacacagatcctGTGCTCCTcaatctgaaacagaaaaatcattCTCCATTTAATTTCCTCTGTTTATGTCCTCTTTTTCCTCATCTATTATTCCttgaaatcattttcattcttgAATCTATTTTGTCCTTTAGAACTACTCCACTGCCTCTTTTCCTCTAATCATCCTCTGGCTCCATATCTGCAGCATCTCCTGCTTTCCCTGCACAACCTGTGCAGTGTTTCTGACTCACAGCATCATTGGAAGTTAAAGGTCTGTAGTCCAGGCTGGCCCTGAAGTCTCTGATCATGCACATGATCTCATAGTTGGGTAGATTGACGTCGACCTCCTGCAGCgagacagaaaggagaaaaaccacaacaaagaAATCAGCCTGTCTTACTaccataaaaatatgtttttttgttgttgttttttttactttgcaagGGTTTTTGAATGTCAGGACTAGTGGACTCTGGTTTACTTTTCACTTTAAgtaggtttttttaaaaatcagtccaCTTGTTTTATCAGTCCTGATTATGTCTAGAAGACAACAGTTCTCTCTGTAAGCAGATAGAAAATAAGGAACGGAtttgtttaaaccagtaaaacagaaagaatCCTTCCTTCACAAACAACCTCCTT of the Poecilia reticulata strain Guanapo linkage group LG12, Guppy_female_1.0+MT, whole genome shotgun sequence genome contains:
- the LOC103473261 gene encoding kinesin-like protein KIF2A; this encodes MAGIFGKIFVGIYVEIKRSDGRIHQAMVTSLHEDNESVTVEWIENGDTKGKEIDLESIFALNPDIVPDEEIPQSPEAPLPPSSITKASKVPKTRRITAIPKPENAPRENRAAAVGTTRARPSQHSQAAEPPPPSITPQPAVKETLMQQQNARRKSNCVKEVEKLQEQREKRRLQQQELREKRAQEVDVNLPNYEIMCMIRDFRASLDYRPLTSNDAIEEHRICVCVRARPLNKKELSVKDLDVITIPSKDVVMVHEPKQKVDLTRFLENQTFRFDYAFDKSSTNEMVYRFTAQPLVETIFERGMATCFAYGQTGSGKTHTMGGDFSGKNQDCSKGIYALSARDVFLMLKKPVYKKLDLQVFATFFEIYSGKVFDLLNRKAKLRVLEDGKQQVQVVGLQEREVKCTEEVLKLIEMGNSCRTSGQTSANAHSSRSHAVFQIILRRRGKMHGKFSLIDLAGNERGADTSSADRQTRLEGAEINKSLLALKECIRALGRNKPHTPFRASKLTQVLRDSFIGENSRTCMIATISPGMASCENTLNTLRYANRVKEFGISPSDIPFSQGGGGRSELSPTYEMKQLAVDPAAALDGHQEGHITQLEVLEAQWGVGSSPQRDDLKLLCEQNEEEVSPQLFTFHEVVSQLVEMEEQVLEDHRAVFQESIRWLEDEKVLLEMTEEVDYDVESYATQLEQILDQKIDILTELRDKVKSFRCALQEEEQASKQITPKRPRAL